The Schistocerca americana isolate TAMUIC-IGC-003095 chromosome 5, iqSchAmer2.1, whole genome shotgun sequence genome includes a window with the following:
- the LOC124616493 gene encoding chondroitin proteoglycan-2-like: MRGSQLLVTVVLAALVGRSSAASIRKVTVVSATCQGASGPFPNPDSCSSFLQCEPSGVATVIPCPANLEFNPMLRVCDYPERAGCSSSSSPPADDDNGSGGGSDDNGGNSPAPPSDDAPTCPPWNPDDVTQLPNPNDCSIFYKCDENGVAWVIECPAGLEYNAELRVCDYPENAGCSSNPSEDTPSEGDEDDENSNGGNEVSPNPPAGDAPTCPEWNPNDVTQLPNPNDCSSFYKCDENGAAWLIPCPDGLEYNAELRVCDYPESAGCSSSATPSNPPGDDPSDDDQENGNADSGNG; encoded by the exons ATGAGAG GATCGCAACTACTTGTGACTGTCGTGCTAGCGGCCTTGGTTGGAAGGAGCAGCGCAGCTTCCATCCGAAAGGTGACTGTG GTTAGTGCAACTTGTCAGGGAGCGTCCGGGCCATTTCCGAACCCGGACAGCTGCTCAAGCTTCCTTCAGTGCGAGCCGTCAGGTGTCGCAACGGTCATCCCGTGCCCAGCAAACCTCGAGTTCAATCCAATGCTGAGGGTGTGCGACTACCCGGAGAGAGCTGGCTGCTCCTCATCCTCGTCTCCGCCTGCTGACGACGACAATGGTTCTGGTGGGGGATCAGACGACAATGGAGGCAATTCTCCAGCTCCACCTTCTGACGACGCCCCCACCTGTCCACCGTGGAATCCTGATGACGTCACCCAGCTCCCCAATCCGAATGACTGCAGCATCTTCTACAAGTGTGACGAGAACGGCGTTGCCTGGGTCATTGAATGCCCAGCTGGTCTCGAATACAATGCAGAGCTGAGAGTGTGTGATTATCCAGAAAATGCTGGTTGCTCAAGCAACCCGTCGGAAGATACGCCCTCTGAAGGGGATGAAGATGACGAAAATTCTAATGGAGGTAATGAGGTAAGCCCGAATCCACCAGCTGGAGATGCTCCTACATGTCCAGAGTGGAATCCAAACGACGTCACGCAGTTGCCCAATCCAAATGACTGCAGTAGCTTCTACAAATGCGACGAGAATGGTGCGGCTTGGCTCATACCGTGCCCGGATGGACTAGAGTACAACGCGGAGCTGAGAGTGTGCGATTACCCAGAAAGTGCCGGTTGCTCTTCGTCAGCTACACCAAGTAACCCACCTGGCGACGACCCCTCTGACGACGATCAGGAGAATGGTAACGCCGACTCTGGTAACGGCTAA